Proteins from a genomic interval of Bifidobacterium longum subsp. infantis ATCC 15697 = JCM 1222 = DSM 20088:
- a CDS encoding ABC transporter substrate-binding protein — protein MNNLCKIAAGSLAAVLAFSMAACGSSNASSDGTGESTGKAVTVNEKSAKAISLADFGTMEDLEKAAKEEGALNVIALPHDWSNYGEVIEGFKKKYPEIKITELDPNTSSKEELNVAKTNKGTDAAPDVFDVGQAIAATSTDYFAPYKVQAWDKIPDEQKDANGAYYADYTGIMSVGWNADKYGDVTSLNDLLDPKFAGTVAMNGKPTEAGAAFNGYLMVNQLAGGDINNLQPGLDFFKKLKEAGNLTTIDVTNGTIDSGQVGVVFDWTYNQASYKKELKSKGVNWKYKTFPKAQVVSYYNQAINKDAPHPAAARLWEEYLYTAETQNLWFKGGANPVLLDSMKADGTVDQVTLKDAITIEGQPVTYSNDDSTRITEWLQNNWDKTIGN, from the coding sequence ATGAACAACCTGTGTAAGATCGCGGCCGGCTCCCTTGCCGCCGTACTCGCGTTCTCGATGGCCGCCTGCGGTTCGAGCAACGCCTCCTCCGATGGCACCGGCGAAAGCACCGGCAAGGCCGTCACCGTGAATGAAAAGTCCGCCAAAGCCATCTCCCTCGCCGACTTCGGCACCATGGAAGACCTCGAGAAGGCCGCCAAGGAAGAAGGCGCGCTGAACGTCATCGCCTTGCCGCATGATTGGTCCAACTACGGCGAGGTCATCGAGGGCTTCAAGAAGAAGTACCCGGAGATCAAGATCACCGAGCTCGATCCGAACACTTCTTCCAAGGAAGAGCTCAATGTAGCCAAGACCAACAAGGGCACCGACGCCGCCCCCGATGTCTTCGACGTCGGCCAGGCCATCGCCGCCACCTCCACCGACTATTTCGCCCCGTACAAGGTGCAGGCCTGGGACAAGATTCCGGACGAGCAGAAGGACGCCAATGGTGCCTACTACGCCGACTACACCGGTATCATGTCCGTGGGTTGGAACGCCGACAAGTACGGCGATGTCACCTCCCTGAACGACCTGCTCGATCCGAAGTTCGCCGGCACCGTGGCCATGAACGGCAAGCCCACCGAGGCCGGCGCGGCCTTCAACGGCTATCTGATGGTCAACCAGCTCGCCGGCGGCGACATCAACAACCTGCAGCCCGGTCTCGACTTCTTCAAGAAGCTCAAGGAAGCCGGCAACCTGACCACCATCGATGTGACCAACGGCACCATCGACTCCGGCCAGGTCGGTGTGGTCTTCGACTGGACCTACAACCAGGCCTCCTACAAGAAGGAACTCAAGTCCAAGGGCGTGAACTGGAAGTACAAGACCTTCCCCAAAGCTCAGGTTGTCAGCTACTACAACCAGGCCATCAACAAGGACGCGCCGCACCCCGCCGCCGCACGCCTGTGGGAGGAATACCTGTACACCGCCGAAACCCAGAACCTGTGGTTCAAGGGCGGCGCCAACCCGGTGCTGCTCGACTCCATGAAGGCGGACGGCACCGTCGACCAGGTCACCCTGAAAGACGCCATCACCATCGAAGGCCAGCCGGTCACCTACAGCAACGATGACTCCACCCGCATCACCGAGTGGCTTCAAAACAACTGGGACAAGACGATCGGCAACTGA